Genomic window (Oscillospiraceae bacterium):
TTATAACAAGCACGGAAATTGCTCTTGAAAGAGCAAAGCCGACACTTTGACCGCACAACAGCCACACAAGAAGTGTTACAGCCGAAATTGCCATCACGGCAGGAACAAACACACCCGATACCTTATCCGCCGCTTTTGCAATCGGTGCTTTGGTAGAAGCGGCATCGCTAACCATTCTGATAATCTGAGAAAGGGCAGTATCATCCCCCACCTTTTCAGCCTCGCACACAATGTATCCCGACTGATTAACAGTAGCCGCGCAGACATGGTCGCCGGGTGATTTATCAACAGGAATACTCTCTCCTGTCAAAGCCGACTCATCAACGGCACAGTTACCCTCTTTCACGATTCCGTCCGCAGGTATACGACCTCCTGCACGGACCACAAATATATCGCCTTTTTTAACTTGTGCGGCAGGAACTTCCGTTTCTTTGCCGTCTGTAATAACCGTTGCGGTTTCGGGAGCCATATCAATCAGGCTTTTAATAGCATTTGTGGTTTTGCCCTTTGAGTAAGACTCCAGTACCTTGCCCACGGTTATAAGCGTGAGAATCATGGCGGCAGACTCGAAATAAAGTTCATGCATATATCCCATAACAGCTTGAGAATCGCCCTCAAGCTGCGCCCAAGTCATTGCAAACAGGATAACAGTACTGTACGTAAAGGATGCACCCGAGCCCAAAGCGACAAGAGTATCCATATTGGGCGACTTATTGAGCAGCGCTTTAAAACCGCTGATAAAGAATTTTTGGTTTATAACCATTATAACAGCAGAAAGCATCAACTGAGCAAGCCCCACGGCAACGTGATTATTTTCGAGAAAAAGCGGAAGCTTCCAGCCCCACATACCGTGGCCCATGGAGATGTACATTAAAAGTACAAGAAAAATAAGCGATGCCAGAAGTCTTTTTTTCAACTGATGGGTTTGTGTATCTTCCGGTTCGTCATATCCGTTCTGCTTAGGCTGTTCTCCTTTTTTACGTGCTCCGTATCCTGCGTCATTCACCGCTTTGATTATATCGTCATCCGATACAGCCCCGTCAACCAACATTGAGTTAGTCAAAAGGTTGACCGAGCAGGATGTTACACCTTGCAATGCACAGACTGCCTTTTCCACTCTTGCGCTGCAAGCGGCACAGCTCATTCCGCTGACAACATACTGACGCATTTTTCCACCTCATTTCCGGTCAATATAAATTATCTTTTCATATTTAGCGTTTCAAGTATTTTAGTATATTTCTGACCCGCAATAACTATGTGTTCAACCAGATTTATGCCAAAAAGCGATAAGCCGTTGCAAAAATTCAATGTGGTTGTATTATCTTCCATTGAGGGAATAGGTGTTCCGTTGGGATGATTATGCGCGATTATAACATTAAACGCATTTTTTGTCAAAGCACATTTGGCAACATCTCCGATTGAAAGCTTCGCCGAATTTACATCGCCTTCAAATACTATTTCGTCTAAAACAAGACTCATGCGATTATCAAAATAAAGAGCATGTACAACTTCTTTTTCACATGTAATGTAAAGAGGGATAAGATATCTCGCCACATCATCAACGCTAAACTCTTTTTTGTTGTATTCGCTTGTTTTTTCTTTAAAGTATACCCCAAACACCTCGGGAATAAGCTTGAGCATGGTAGCGGTATGAGGACCAACACCTTGAATTTTAATAAGTTCCTCGTATGGTGCACCAAAAACGCCCGCAATACTGCCAAACCTGTTCAGAAGCATGTGGGCAAGTTCGTTTGTGTCGCTTTGAGGAATAGCATAAAACAGCAAAAGTTCCAACACAACATGTGGCTCAAAGCCCGAAAGCCCGTCCCTGAGAAATCTGTTTTTTAACCGCTGACGGTGTGATTTATGTAAATTTATTTTTTCGTTTGACATTTTTCCTCTTTTACAATTACGATATTTGGCTTTGAAAGCGGTATACGCAACAAATCCGATGTAATTATTATAACACAAAATCAAATTTTTTTCAATCAAAAATCGTAAAATTCATTTTACCTGCATATTTTTATCGCGTCGGAGCGTATACAATACTGTCAAAACAGGTCGTACCATCATAAACTATTAACAGCAATCCCCATAAAGCAACAAGGAGGTGTAATTATGGTTTGCTTTCCTTTAGCTGCCGCCGCGGCAGGCGCACTGCTGTATTTCCACAACAACCGTAATGATTGTGTGGTTGCAGATGTATGCTTTTCACAACAGTGCTGGCGCGACAATCCCATTTGCCTGTGTGCGAAAGAGCTTCGTTATCAACAGTGCATGACGGATAAAGGTCACAAATGCTGGAGACTCAAGCCAGAGCTTGTGGCAGCGAACTTTCTCAACAACGAATTCATATGTGATGAATACAGATGCTCCTCCGTAAAGGTGTGCGGTGCAGAAGTGTGCTGTGACAAGGCATATGTTGTTTTGTCCTTCCCCGATTGCAAAAAAATGGCTTTCGAGCTTTATCAGCCGGTCAAGAAGGACTGTCACGGAATATGGGCAGTACGCAGATATGCTTACGTTTAATGCCTGATAAAATATACAGGCGTGTGCAGAACTTGCACACGCCTTGTTTTTATTATTCAATAAACCTGTCTATAAGGGTATATCCGGGTTCAACATACACGCCGCTTAAATCACAGGAATCCTCATCATAAGTCTTTGCCGACGAATTCGGAGTGAGGTTGCGGCTGTCAAATATGACAAACGGAACAGGCTCTCTGGTGTGTGTGCGGCGGACAATGGGGGTTGGATGATCGGGAAGCAGAAGTATTTTATAGTCTTCTCCCGTACTGTCGAGATAAGACTTTACCGGAGCAAGAATAAGGCTGTCAATAAGTTCAATGGATTTAACCTTATTTTCCGTTTCGCCTCTGTGTCCGCATTCATCGGGAGCTTCCACATGAACGTACACAAAGTCACTTCCGTTTTTGAAAGCATCTATTGCCGCCTGCGCCTTGCCGGGGAAATTCGTATGTACGTTTCCGGTTGCTCCTTCTACATCTATGGAGTCAAAGCCGGCGCAGATACCGATGCCCTTTATAAGGTCAACAGCCGAAACGACAGTAGATTTGAGCTTGAATCTGTCGGCAAAACTGGAAAGACGGGGTTTCTTGCCAGGGCTCCAGAGCCACACGGAGTTTGCGGGGCGCTTACCCATCTCACGGCGTTTACGGTTTACAGGATGATCATTAAGAATGTCATAACTTTTTTCCATAAGCTCTCGGTAGAATTTTCCTATCTCTCCCGAGGGAAGATATTCACCTATGCGTTTGTCCAGTATATCATGGGGACGGGTGAAATCATAAAGTCTTTCATCCTTGTCGTAACCGGGAGGATTTTTCCAAAGCAAACAGTGGCGGTAACTGATACCTGTATGAAAACGTATATCCTCTGTACCCAGTGCCTCATCAACCGCTTTAATAAGAAGATCGGCCTCCTCGGTGCTTATTTCATCTGCACTGTGGTCAATAATTATTTTATCCTCATATTTTCCGTCTTCGCTAAGGGTAACCACATTACAACGGATGGCATAATCATCGGGAGACATTTCCAGACCGATACTTGCAGCCTCCAGAGGGCTTCTGCCCTTGGAGTATATTTCCGGATCATATCCCATAACAGAAAGGTTGGCAGTATCGCTTTCGGGGACCAAGCTGTCCGGAACTGTTTTAACCTTTCCGCAACAGCCGTGGGAAGCCAGATAATCCATCACAGGCTTATCAGCCGCCTGAAGGGGTGTTCTGTTTCCCAAAGAATCTATTTTATAATCGGCCATTCCGTCGCCAAGCATTACAAAATATTTCATATTTCCAACTCCTGACACATAAAATTAACACATATATTTTATCACAAAAGATTGAATAATTCAAGTACATATGCTATAATATAAATACAAATAATCATTTTTTCGGAGGGTTATGATGAAACTGGTGCTTATAACCGGCGGCTCACGCGGAATAGGTGCGGCTTGTGCAAGGATTTTTTCCGAAAACGGATATTTCGTCGCCCTTAATTACAATAAAAGTGAAGCGCAGGCAAATGCACTTTCACAAGAGCTGAAAAACGTCCAATGCTTCAGAGCTGATGTATCGCATGCGAACGAGGTTGAAATGCTTTTTGAAAGTGTAAATTCAGCCTTCGGAAAGTACCCGGATGTACTTATTAACAATGCAGGTGTTTCCCACACCGGACTTTTGACCGATACCGCCCCGGATGACTTTGAAAACATATTTGCAACAAACGTGAAAAGTGTATACCTCTGTTCCAAAGCCGCTGTAACACAAATGATAAAAAAGCACAGCGGAAAAATAATAAATATTTCTTCCATGTGGGGACAAACAGGTGCTTCCTGCGAGGTTTTGTACTCTGCTTCAAAGGCAGCTGTCATCGGTTTTACAAAAGCGCTCGCAAAAGAAGTGGGCCCATGCGGTATAAATGTCAACTGCATCGCACCGGGAGTTATAAAAACCGATATGCTGAATTGCTACACTTCCCGGGAACTTGATTTATTGGTTGATGAAACACCTCTTATGAGGCTGGGCACACCTCAGGACATTGCACGCGCGGCACTTTTTCTTTCCGGAGAAAATTCAGATTTTATAACCGGTCAGATTATCGGCGTCAACGGCGGATTTCATATATAAGGGTGAAAAAATGAACAAACAAGAATTTATTGACAGCTTATCTCAACACGCTTCATTTCTCAGTTCACATGAATTGTCTGACATAAAGGATTATCTGAACGAGCGTCTTGAAGATGAAAGTGTGCCGTGCGACGCGGAGCTGTTTGTAAAGAACATGAAGCTTTCATTTGAATTGTTCAGATATCTGAACGAAACGGAGGCATTGCGTCACAGTGAAATGTTTGCCAAGTCGGTAAACGAAATCATGTCAAACGATGATGATAATAAAACCGATACACCTTCACAAGAACACACCGAAAATTCCCAAACGCAAACCGAATCGTTTCCGCGTGAAGATGAGAATATTCACAAAAATGAAAAACGCGGTGGATTTATCTCTTTCATAAATGGTATGAGCAAGACAAATAGAGTTCTTGTTTCAATATGCTGTATTGCTGTTTTGATATTACTGCTCCCGATTTTCGGAATTGGCGCAGCGGTTTGTGTCGCATTGTATATGATACCGCTTACGCTTATACTGGCAATCTGGCTGCTTATAATGGCAATAGATGCTGCATTTGCACTACTGGGCACTGTTGCCGTCAGCTACGGTATAGCCAATCTTTTTGTAAGTGCTCCCGTTGGTATTATTGAAATTGGTCTCGGAACCGTGCTGTTTTCTTTAATGCTGGCTGTGTGGGCACTCAATTATCAATTTGTATCAACTGTGGTACCCGCAACGGCAAAGTGTGCCGCCTCACTTATTAAAAAAGCTTTTACGTTGATAAAAGAGTTTATTTTCGGAAAAATGGAGGCTGAGTCATGAAAAAGAATGTAAAAAAGCTTCTCGCAGCCTCGCTTGTAATATTTCTGTTGGGTGTTATAATATGCTCGGCTGCATTGATTTATGCGGCGGCAACAGGTGTACGGCTTTTTGGGGAAGACGGCGGTTCGGAAAAGCTTTCTTATCAGCTTTACGTGTCTGAAGCAGAAAAGCTGGGGGTTCTCCCCTTCTCTTCGATTGAAATTTCCGCCGAAATGTGCGATGTTACCATACAAAAAACAGACAAACCAAGTTATATTGAGTTCAAAAATTCGGACAAGCTTAAAACCGCCTGTGTTTTGGAAAACGGTGTTCTGAAAATACACGACAGTGTCCCATTCTATTTTCTTGGATTGACATTTGAAAACGGAAAAGCAGGCTTTACGGGCTTCAGACATGTATTTTCACAAGGTCTTTATTCATCCGACGAAAAGAAAATAACCGTTTATCTGAACAATTTTGATACGATAGGTAAAATCAACATACGTCTCGGTCTCGGAAATGTTAATATCAGCAGTATATCGACGGAAAATATTTCTGTCTCTTCTTCCCTGGGAAATGTGAATATTTCAGAAGCGGATATTTCCGAAAAGCTGACAGTATCCGTCAAGAGCGGAAATGTGAGAATTAAACACACCGACTATGTTTTTGCTGATATTTCCTGTACAACCGGAAATATATATACAGATATCACAGGACGAAAAACAAACTGTGAAACGGCTGTCGGTGATATCACGGCAGTGACGAAAAAGGACATTTCTCTGTATAACATCCGTGCCTCGGTTAGCAAAGGCGATATTGAAGTTAATGACAAAGATCAGATTTCAAAAGAATACAATTCTGTTTGTGAAACATCTGATGAAAACATTTGGCTTAAAGCGCATTACGGCGATATCGACCTTTACAAATATGTTACAAACGAATAATTGAACAAACAATACACACAATAACACTGCGGATATGAAAAATATTTCGCAGTGTTATTTTACAAAAGGACAGGTATTTGATATGCTTGATAAAATTGCTCTTACACTGCTGATTATCGGCGGTATTAACTGGGGCAGCATCGGTATCTTTAATTTTGATATTGTCGCATGGATTTTCGGTGGTCAGACTGCAATAGTCAGCCGTATTATTTACACCGTTGTTGGTCTTTGCGCTCTCTGGTGCATTTCCCTTTTATTCAGAAGCCACGAGCATTCTCTCGAAAGAGAATAATCACGGCAAAAATCAGCCGCAGTGCATAACCTTCAGAGGGTTACACGCTGCGGCTGAAATCATTTTTCACAATATTCGAACATCTGCATCAGATATGTTTTATACTCTTCCGGACATACAATAAAGCTCATTCCATGCTGTGCACCTTGCGCAATATGAAGATACTTTTGAGAGGTGCAGGCCTTATGGTTTTCCAGTGTCATTTCATGCGGAACAAAATCATCTGACTCTCCATGAGCAAACAAAACCGCCAAAGTGTTATTCGCAAGTTCTCGGCGCGTATCGATTTCGTTCATAAAATGCCCGGTCACAAAGCGAAATATCATGTTCATTACAGGAAAAACAAGCCACAGCGGGATTTTGTAATCCTCACTTATAACCTTCTTCATTATATCATGGCAAGATGTATATCCGCAATCTGCAATTATACCTTTAACGGCCGTCGGAAGTTCCAGCGACGATGCCATGAGCGCAGTAGCGCATCCCATTGATACACCGTCAAAGTATATGGGAAGCTTATTTTCGGTACGCCCGGCAAGATACCATGCCCAATCACGTACATCATATCTTTCATTGACCCCGAAGGTTATGGTATTACCTTCGCTTCTTCCGTGAGCTCGTTGGTCGATTATAAGAAGATTGCAATTGTTTTTAAGAAAGTACTCAACCGCCATACTGAAATCAAAAAAGCCACTGCTTCTATAACCGTGTATACACAGTATGGTGCGTTTCGGATCGTGATGAGGAATAAAAGTGCCTCTCAGCTTCAAGCCGTCAAACGAAGTAATTTCCCACTCTTCAGTATGCATTTTCTTTATTTTTTCGATTTCCGTATTTATGCTCTCGCGCCACTCCTCCCACTGGGAAGAGCCGGGCGCTTTCTTGTCCAGAAAAGCTATTCTTACAGGCTTACGCGAAAAGCCCATACTGAACGCAGTACAGCCCGCCACAAACCATATTACTGCAAAAACTGCGATAACTGCCACAATGTATATCATACCTTAACATCTCCCGAAGGTATTATATTCCATTTTTTGTAAAATGTCAATATCGCCTCCTATTTTAAGTTAAAAAGGCAAACCAATTTATAATATTTTAACATAAGGGTTTGCGGAAATGGTATTATACGGTTAGTAGTTTTTTAATATTGAAACAACAACAAATCCCATGGCACATAAAAGAAAACACGCACTCACCGGATAGTGAGTGCGTGTTAAACCATTTATTAAAATCTTTATTTTGTCCAGCCGCTGCTTTCTTTTACGTCTTTCATGGAGCGTGTGATGGGATCAAAATAGTAATACTGAGTGTTTCCGTTTTGAGTGTAGCAAACATATGCACGTGCGGTTATTTTTGCATTCTCATCAGGAATTTGTGTTACAACAGCGGTATATTCAAAACAATTTGCATTACTGCTGAAAATGTTTATACAGTCTACCGGCTTCGCAAGTACTTCGTCTTTTATGTTGTGGGTAAGGTCGGAGGCTGTATATCCTTTTGCGGTAAGACATTCTTCAGGTACTACAAGAGTTCCGAAGGTAACATCCGTAAATCCGTCAGCAAATACAGCGCCCAAGGTCTTGTAGGTTCTGCCGCCTGAAACGGAAATCAGAAAGCTTTCGTTAACATTAACACGTGTTCCGAAACGAAGTCCCAGTGTACCGTCGGTTCGCACCTGAGCGCCCAGCATTTCACCGTCGATCTCAGCAGAAGTCTGTGCTTTGGAAACTGTGATTTTTCCGTTTACTATCTGAGGGAATACACCGCTCAAAGTGGCATCAAATATATTGTTCTTTCCATAAGAAACACTGATGTCATATGTACCGGAAGCTTTTTCGGGAAGCGCAAAGCTCAAAGTGAGAAGAACACCTTCAGATGTAGTTTTGACATTATCCCATATTACCTTGACAGGATTTACGGAAATGTTTTTATTAAAATCACCACTCAGTGCAGTACCTTTTGTTACACCATTCAATGTAAGGCGGCTGTCATACGAAATATTCAGCATCATACCGAATATATCCGCATTCCCGCTAAAAAGTAGGTTCACATCCACAGACTTGGCGTCCGCGTCGACTTCTACACTTTCAATGCTTATTTTGCAGTCAGAAGAAATGGTGACCGAACCGTTTTCAATGACAGGTGTGAACATATCAAAACTGGTATTGAATGCAAAAATATTATCGGGAGACACAGAAATGTCATGTACACCACCGTAGGCAGCAGAAACATCAAAGGTCAGAGTCGCCAATACTCCGTCTTTGCAATCATCTTGCATATCGGTAGGCTCCCATGTCATTGATATCGGGCTTTGAAGTTTCTCAGAGACTCCAAAGCTGAAATCAGCCAACACATCGCCCCTTGTAACCTTGGTAAGCTTTAAATCGCCAAACTCTATATCCGACAGCTGAAGTCCCATAATACCGGGGTTACCCGACATTGTGATATCCACATCCACACTTTTTGAATTAGTGTCAACGATAACGTTTTCAAAAGAAATAACGAAATCCTGAGCATGTACACCAATCAGCAGCATGAACGAAAAAACTAAAGCAAAAAGTAAAAATCGTAATTTTCTATTCATGGTTATTTTCCTTTAACTATTCAACAGTATGTTGCGGAGTTGCATAACGTCTATAAGGTCAGGTCTGCCATTACCGTTAATGTCCGCACCGCTTAAGTTATATTCTTTATCAGGGTTTACGAGAACCTGTCTAAGAAGTCCAAGGTCAATAGCATTTACTGTACCATCGCCGTTTACGTCACCCAGTTCAACCGATTCTTGCTTCTTATCCTTTACGCTGATAACACCGCTGGTAACAGCAACAGGAATACTTACTATGGCACCACTGTCATTGTATCCGACAACACCGTTTTCCATAGTCGTAAGCATGATAGAATAATCGCCCTTATTGGCTTCCGGTTTTACCTTAAATTTCAGTGTGAGCAATATACCCTCAGAATAATCGTTGGATGCACCGTCCCACAAAAGGCCTATTCCGTTTCCGTACTTCTTATGCTGGTTTTTGTGCCACTCGCCCTGGTCAGTGAACGTAAGGTCTGCAAAAGTATCGGCATTATCATTGATTTCCATAAGCTCCAGTCGGCTGTCATAGAACAGTTTAAGGTTCATTGCAGCAATACCGGGGTTGTTTTTGAGGTTGACGTTAACTTCCACATTC
Coding sequences:
- a CDS encoding SDR family oxidoreductase, whose product is MMKLVLITGGSRGIGAACARIFSENGYFVALNYNKSEAQANALSQELKNVQCFRADVSHANEVEMLFESVNSAFGKYPDVLINNAGVSHTGLLTDTAPDDFENIFATNVKSVYLCSKAAVTQMIKKHSGKIINISSMWGQTGASCEVLYSASKAAVIGFTKALAKEVGPCGINVNCIAPGVIKTDMLNCYTSRELDLLVDETPLMRLGTPQDIARAALFLSGENSDFITGQIIGVNGGFHI
- a CDS encoding DUF4097 domain-containing protein produces the protein MKKNVKKLLAASLVIFLLGVIICSAALIYAAATGVRLFGEDGGSEKLSYQLYVSEAEKLGVLPFSSIEISAEMCDVTIQKTDKPSYIEFKNSDKLKTACVLENGVLKIHDSVPFYFLGLTFENGKAGFTGFRHVFSQGLYSSDEKKITVYLNNFDTIGKINIRLGLGNVNISSISTENISVSSSLGNVNISEADISEKLTVSVKSGNVRIKHTDYVFADISCTTGNIYTDITGRKTNCETAVGDITAVTKKDISLYNIRASVSKGDIEVNDKDQISKEYNSVCETSDENIWLKAHYGDIDLYKYVTNE
- a CDS encoding alpha/beta hydrolase is translated as MIYIVAVIAVFAVIWFVAGCTAFSMGFSRKPVRIAFLDKKAPGSSQWEEWRESINTEIEKIKKMHTEEWEITSFDGLKLRGTFIPHHDPKRTILCIHGYRSSGFFDFSMAVEYFLKNNCNLLIIDQRAHGRSEGNTITFGVNERYDVRDWAWYLAGRTENKLPIYFDGVSMGCATALMASSLELPTAVKGIIADCGYTSCHDIMKKVISEDYKIPLWLVFPVMNMIFRFVTGHFMNEIDTRRELANNTLAVLFAHGESDDFVPHEMTLENHKACTSQKYLHIAQGAQHGMSFIVCPEEYKTYLMQMFEYCEK
- a CDS encoding cofactor-independent phosphoglycerate mutase encodes the protein MKYFVMLGDGMADYKIDSLGNRTPLQAADKPVMDYLASHGCCGKVKTVPDSLVPESDTANLSVMGYDPEIYSKGRSPLEAASIGLEMSPDDYAIRCNVVTLSEDGKYEDKIIIDHSADEISTEEADLLIKAVDEALGTEDIRFHTGISYRHCLLWKNPPGYDKDERLYDFTRPHDILDKRIGEYLPSGEIGKFYRELMEKSYDILNDHPVNRKRREMGKRPANSVWLWSPGKKPRLSSFADRFKLKSTVVSAVDLIKGIGICAGFDSIDVEGATGNVHTNFPGKAQAAIDAFKNGSDFVYVHVEAPDECGHRGETENKVKSIELIDSLILAPVKSYLDSTGEDYKILLLPDHPTPIVRRTHTREPVPFVIFDSRNLTPNSSAKTYDEDSCDLSGVYVEPGYTLIDRFIE
- a CDS encoding DUF378 domain-containing protein encodes the protein MLDKIALTLLIIGGINWGSIGIFNFDIVAWIFGGQTAIVSRIIYTVVGLCALWCISLLFRSHEHSLERE